One window of the Candidatus Dadabacteria bacterium genome contains the following:
- the hemL gene encoding glutamate-1-semialdehyde 2,1-aminomutase — MKTINSEKLFRRARNVLVGGVNSPVRSFAAVGGSPLFVSRAEGSYVYDADGNRFIDYVASWGPLILGHSHPSVVGAVGERLPLGTSFGAPCELETDLAALIARHFPSIEKVRLTNSGTEATMSAIRLARTVTGREYIIKFEGCYHGHSDFLLVKSGSGATTFGNPSSAGVPKSFVNRTLLARYNSIDSVKRLFEKYPEKIAGVIIEPVAGNMGVVTPEKNFLRKLRSTCKKHGAVLIFDEVITGFRLARGGAQELFGVVPDITCLGKIIGGGLPVGAYGASAEIMRMVSPEGPMYQAGTLSGNPLAMAAGIATVKELNPRTYRRLESLTASLVSGIREIIAELGIDATVNSVGSMFTVFFTGKRVTDYAGALGCDTAKYARFFRNLLQNGVMFPPSQFESVFVSTAHTKKQIDLTLQAIRESLREISGGE; from the coding sequence ATGAAAACCATCAACTCAGAGAAGCTTTTTCGCAGGGCAAGAAACGTGCTTGTGGGCGGGGTAAACAGTCCCGTGAGATCTTTTGCGGCCGTGGGAGGTTCGCCGCTCTTTGTATCAAGGGCCGAAGGTTCCTACGTATATGACGCCGACGGGAACAGGTTCATCGACTACGTGGCCTCATGGGGTCCGCTGATCCTGGGACACTCCCATCCCTCGGTGGTAGGTGCCGTCGGGGAAAGGCTTCCCCTGGGAACGAGCTTCGGTGCCCCTTGCGAACTGGAAACGGATCTTGCCGCGCTGATAGCAAGGCACTTCCCCTCGATTGAGAAAGTTCGCCTTACCAATTCCGGAACCGAGGCCACCATGAGTGCCATAAGGCTTGCAAGAACGGTCACCGGAAGGGAATACATAATCAAGTTCGAGGGATGCTACCACGGACACTCGGATTTTCTGCTCGTGAAATCCGGTTCGGGAGCCACGACTTTCGGAAATCCAAGCAGCGCCGGGGTCCCGAAATCGTTTGTGAACAGAACGCTGCTTGCCCGGTACAACAGCATAGATTCCGTCAAAAGGCTTTTCGAGAAGTACCCCGAAAAGATTGCCGGAGTGATAATCGAACCCGTGGCGGGAAACATGGGAGTGGTAACTCCCGAGAAAAACTTCCTCAGAAAATTGCGCTCCACATGCAAAAAACACGGAGCGGTTCTCATCTTCGACGAGGTAATAACGGGTTTCCGTCTCGCAAGAGGAGGCGCGCAGGAACTGTTCGGCGTAGTCCCGGACATAACCTGTCTCGGGAAAATAATAGGGGGAGGGCTCCCGGTAGGGGCGTACGGGGCAAGCGCGGAAATAATGCGGATGGTTTCGCCTGAAGGTCCCATGTACCAGGCGGGTACCCTCTCGGGAAATCCGCTCGCCATGGCGGCGGGAATTGCGACGGTAAAAGAACTTAACCCGAGAACCTACAGGCGTCTTGAGAGCCTGACCGCCTCTCTTGTATCCGGAATAAGGGAAATAATAGCAGAGCTTGGCATTGACGCCACCGTAAATTCTGTCGGCTCCATGTTCACCGTGTTTTTCACCGGCAAGAGGGTAACGGACTACGCAGGGGCGCTCGGATGCGATACTGCGAAATACGCGAGATTCTTCAGAAATCTTCTTCAAAACGGAGTCATGTTCCCGCCGTCTCAGTTCGAAAGCGTGTTCGTTTCGACCGCGCACACGAAAAAGCAGATAGACCTTACGCTGCAGGCAATCCGCGAGTCGCTTCGGGAAATTTCCGGGGGAGAGTAA
- a CDS encoding AMP-binding protein — protein MNERNFRNFLVRRTKENGSRLLFQKKDGWSWKQITWPDLVTEVESIACFLLNSGFSTGSRIVVLSPNTLACLFFELAVFAVGGICLPARNMKEAREILVNSSGSCFFLCASADEARELVETPTLGEKIEKVFLSANEKLPVEGKTVSYSSVVKFGFLARKKLKDEISAIGSSVKEDSPAVIFDAGATAAESKTFSHGDILDLLRLSEEELGEISVEDQTFSYLPGCGSFSKFANLLNLQTSARGAIAEGTEDFFLDVPEIMPVMLFLPGAEIENVVNSLQGENGSGGNLRSDLGGRIRLLLTDALPPERTRDLLLAQNISVVKLSSLSVVP, from the coding sequence ATGAACGAAAGGAACTTCCGCAATTTTCTCGTACGAAGGACAAAGGAAAACGGCTCAAGATTGCTGTTTCAGAAAAAAGACGGATGGAGCTGGAAACAGATCACCTGGCCCGATCTTGTCACCGAGGTTGAAAGCATAGCCTGCTTTCTTCTGAATTCGGGCTTCTCAACGGGGAGCAGAATTGTTGTTCTCTCACCCAATACACTGGCGTGTCTTTTTTTCGAACTGGCGGTATTCGCGGTGGGAGGAATCTGTCTTCCCGCAAGGAACATGAAGGAAGCAAGGGAAATCCTTGTGAACTCATCCGGAAGCTGCTTTTTTCTTTGCGCAAGCGCGGATGAGGCGCGAGAACTCGTCGAGACCCCAACGCTCGGAGAAAAAATAGAAAAGGTTTTTCTAAGCGCAAACGAAAAGCTCCCGGTGGAGGGAAAAACGGTCAGTTACTCAAGCGTCGTAAAATTCGGCTTTCTCGCGAGGAAAAAGCTCAAGGACGAAATAAGCGCAATTGGAAGCTCGGTAAAAGAAGACTCCCCGGCCGTAATATTTGACGCGGGGGCAACTGCAGCCGAGAGCAAAACCTTTTCCCATGGAGACATACTCGATCTCCTGCGCCTCTCAGAAGAGGAATTGGGAGAAATCTCAGTCGAAGATCAGACATTCTCCTACCTTCCCGGCTGCGGTTCTTTTTCCAAGTTCGCCAACTTGCTTAACCTGCAGACCTCAGCCAGGGGAGCCATTGCGGAAGGCACCGAAGACTTTTTCCTCGATGTTCCCGAGATAATGCCGGTTATGCTTTTTCTTCCGGGTGCCGAGATCGAAAATGTCGTTAACAGTCTCCAGGGCGAAAACGGTTCGGGAGGAAATCTCAGAAGCGATCTCGGAGGAAGAATAAGGCTTCTGCTTACAGATGCCCTGCCGCCAGAGAGAACAAGGGACCTGCTGCTTGCGCAGAACATATCCGTCGTCAAGCTTAGCAGTCTTTCGGTCGTTCCCTGA
- the atpB gene encoding F0F1 ATP synthase subunit A: MEHFSWFSLAGLIEYDHILGGVLVLLFILFVGLRVTKHYSREESVIPEEKPSMNIFFELVGLEFLFNTIENVFGSREKAKKYFPLLAGSFFFILFANLLGMIPGFLPPTGNLNTTVACSLLIFVMYNYYGIREHGLGYIRHFLGPVIFLAPLMLIIEVISHLVRPLSLSLRLFMNITGDHMVLGVFTNLTHILIPMAFVGLGIFVSFLQAFIFTILSTIYIALAEAHEH; this comes from the coding sequence ATGGAACATTTCAGCTGGTTTTCCCTTGCCGGTCTCATAGAATACGACCATATTCTGGGCGGAGTGCTGGTACTCCTGTTCATACTGTTTGTCGGCCTGAGGGTGACAAAGCATTACTCTAGGGAAGAGTCCGTAATCCCCGAAGAGAAGCCGTCGATGAACATTTTCTTCGAACTCGTGGGGCTTGAGTTCCTTTTCAACACGATCGAAAACGTTTTCGGATCCCGTGAAAAGGCGAAGAAGTACTTCCCGCTTCTAGCCGGGTCGTTTTTCTTCATACTGTTTGCGAACCTGCTGGGAATGATCCCGGGTTTTCTTCCGCCGACCGGAAATCTGAACACCACCGTAGCGTGCTCGCTTCTCATATTCGTCATGTACAACTACTACGGAATAAGGGAGCACGGGCTCGGTTACATCAGGCATTTTCTGGGCCCGGTAATTTTCCTCGCGCCGCTTATGCTGATCATCGAGGTTATAAGCCATCTGGTAAGGCCTCTGTCACTATCCCTCAGGCTTTTCATGAACATAACAGGCGACCACATGGTGCTCGGGGTGTTTACCAACCTCACGCATATACTGATTCCCATGGCTTTCGTGGGACTAGGTATTTTCGTATCTTTTTTGCAGGCTTTTATATTCACTATACTTTCGACCATATATATCGCGCTTGCCGAAGCGCATGAACACTGA
- a CDS encoding ATP synthase F0 subunit C, whose product MKRLFSFIGLATLASFGAFVPDAFAATEGGLGELAKMGLGIGAGVGIGIAAGVAGVGQGLATASAVDGIARNPGASAKIQTPMIIGLALIESLVIYALLIAFLLQGKI is encoded by the coding sequence ATGAAAAGGTTGTTTTCTTTTATAGGTCTTGCGACGCTGGCTTCGTTCGGTGCTTTTGTTCCCGACGCGTTTGCCGCGACTGAGGGGGGCTTAGGAGAGCTGGCGAAGATGGGACTTGGCATCGGCGCCGGAGTAGGCATAGGTATAGCCGCAGGCGTCGCGGGAGTAGGTCAGGGACTCGCCACGGCTTCTGCCGTTGACGGCATAGCCAGAAACCCGGGCGCTTCCGCGAAGATCCAGACGCCCATGATTATCGGTCTCGCCCTTATCGAGTCTCTGGTAATCTACGCCCTGCTGATAGCGTTTCTGCTTCAGGGAAAAATCTGA
- a CDS encoding CCA tRNA nucleotidyltransferase — translation MKRELDFEKKNFAGALEIVKTLGEKGYEAFFVGGCVRDALLGVSCDEIDIATSATPEQVQEAFSKTVAVGKSFGVVLVIKGDMKFEVATFRKESSYGDGRHPEHVDYTKSAEEDVRRRDFTINGMLYNPVSGELYDYVGGIGDLERRLVRTIGDPEERFGEDRLRMIRAVRFASCLDFELDGEALLSIRNEAAAISVVSGERIREELVKILTRRNPGNGLRLLSSSGLLEHFLPEVECMHGVRQPPQFHPEGDVFEHTCLIMDMLYGNTDGLYSEELAVAALLHDVGKPPTYSESDRIRFNGHDRVGARMSEGICKRLRFSKKQIKRISELILEHLKFKDVFNMRESTLKRFLALPYFEEHMQMHLADCMASHGQTDAYDFIREKMEEYGREEIKPPPLLSGQDLIDLGYSPGPVFSEILGKVEEFQLENRLVSKEEALDFVLKNYPDNRD, via the coding sequence ATGAAAAGGGAACTTGATTTCGAGAAGAAAAATTTCGCGGGGGCGCTTGAGATCGTAAAGACTCTCGGGGAGAAGGGATACGAGGCTTTCTTCGTGGGCGGCTGCGTGCGCGACGCCCTGCTCGGCGTTTCTTGCGACGAGATTGATATAGCGACAAGCGCGACTCCGGAGCAGGTGCAGGAGGCGTTTTCAAAAACCGTGGCGGTGGGGAAGAGCTTCGGCGTGGTGCTGGTGATAAAAGGAGACATGAAGTTCGAGGTTGCCACCTTCAGGAAGGAATCGAGTTACGGTGACGGAAGACATCCGGAACACGTCGATTACACGAAAAGTGCGGAAGAAGACGTCCGCAGAAGGGATTTTACGATAAACGGGATGCTCTACAATCCAGTTTCTGGGGAGCTCTACGATTACGTGGGTGGCATCGGGGACCTTGAGCGGAGGCTTGTCAGGACCATAGGAGATCCCGAGGAAAGGTTCGGTGAGGACAGGCTTAGAATGATTAGAGCGGTGCGGTTCGCTTCATGTCTTGATTTTGAGCTTGACGGAGAGGCCCTTTTGTCTATACGCAACGAGGCCGCCGCGATATCCGTTGTAAGCGGGGAGAGAATACGTGAAGAACTCGTCAAGATACTCACCCGCCGGAATCCGGGGAACGGACTCAGGCTTCTTAGCTCCAGCGGTCTTCTTGAACATTTTCTCCCGGAAGTCGAATGTATGCACGGAGTTCGCCAGCCCCCTCAGTTCCATCCCGAAGGAGACGTGTTTGAGCATACCTGCCTTATAATGGACATGCTCTACGGCAACACCGACGGTCTCTACTCGGAGGAGCTTGCCGTCGCCGCGCTTCTCCATGACGTTGGCAAGCCGCCTACTTACAGCGAGTCTGACAGGATAAGGTTCAATGGACACGACAGGGTAGGGGCCAGGATGTCTGAAGGCATCTGCAAGAGGCTAAGATTCTCCAAAAAGCAGATAAAGAGAATTTCCGAGCTTATCCTTGAGCATCTTAAGTTCAAGGATGTTTTCAACATGAGAGAAAGCACCCTTAAAAGATTTCTTGCCCTTCCGTATTTTGAGGAGCACATGCAAATGCATCTTGCTGACTGTATGGCAAGTCACGGACAAACCGACGCCTACGATTTCATCAGGGAAAAGATGGAAGAGTATGGAAGGGAGGAAATAAAACCCCCGCCGCTTCTCAGCGGACAGGATCTTATAGATCTCGGATATTCACCCGGCCCCGTTTTTTCGGAAATACTGGGAAAGGTGGAAGAATTCCAGCTTGAAAACAGACTTGTCTCGAAAGAGGAAGCTCTAGATTTCGTGCTGAAGAACTATCCCGATAACCGTGATTAG